A part of Coregonus clupeaformis isolate EN_2021a unplaced genomic scaffold, ASM2061545v1 scaf0259, whole genome shotgun sequence genomic DNA contains:
- the LOC121559248 gene encoding uncharacterized protein LOC121559248: MAELETDSLHFSVGILGISGGSLLLLVNNYGSSPEKELIPHTALGVLLLIIAALLAYSGVRRSLSQSQLFSSVCLTVSALWGGSGLVYLLVGEGVLGATELRTSLVPGLAAFTLALLILAIVCLFQREMVFFIITLSISLACGHQIASLSSPGFGQSATAVCYLLVTLVGGYFGCGRLLSYITQGGVEAPGTGLRKRRAGGQRSGVRAPEDCNDVVPVGLVMNLLSASVLACPLLTVVPQLSAGHVPWLWTAAVFQLGVCVLSYRAMDSLTATFYGFTSILHFAEGYSALLTAPSFSIHPSSPVPFPVVFSVLFFILALFICQKSLADGLYQLFFVAYTIALAAQPSLSFQAGAQGVQAAIFVVSAVMLLVTSYNMSANRIPTGEGMFKAMVMRVSNLTLRPRDRQLHDPYLGYSRYADAEVLGHACSVLAAFSITSSVGERDPLGVLVLPWTVVAGGILQLLVGSVAFSRGKTLESTAFILYGVMWSVWGLTRYGGLYGDTRGFNLAVGIISFLLFNSLVTVGALFLNMVWFLYAATFHLIIISFLLDAVGALPYGYDIGVSIVFGLVSFYCFLSGLFNMTFLTPQLPLGRALVRLSGVGGGGRDICPHLPGRKATAVHQIAEIMKSGGICGMPTDTVYVLVAACNRPEAVQKAYSCKQQAQDRPMSLWVSSINQLEPVRSLLSPLLWDFMSAAWPSSISMVIPRGPWMEMFGLGESAKHIGTPQSIAIRNPDCVIATHLINLVGPIAVTSANPTGEADTTHHNQVYAKLGDKVDGVLCDGPSPENSASTVVDCTKIESGHIGFFRVGLIPKSQVLQIFEEVQKRNSHGKINPGFEADLTEPDPDLTDPQRHTEQHNIQSTES, encoded by the exons ATGGCTGAGCTCGAGACAGATTCGCTTCATTTCTCCGTGGGCATCCTCGGGATCTCCGGCG GttctctgctgctgctggtgaATAACTATGGCAGCTCTCCTGAAAAAGAACTCATCCCCCATACTGCACTGGGGGTGCTGCTGCTGATCATCGCAGCCCTCTTggcctactctg gTGTACGTCGTAGCCTGTCCCAGTCCCAGTTGTTCTCCAGTGTGTGTCTGACGGTGTCTGCCCTTTGGGGTGGATCCGGCCTGGTCTACCTGCTGGTTGGGGAGGGGGTGCTGGGGGCCACAGAGCTGAGGACCTCTCTGGTCCCTGGTCTAGCAGCCTTCACCCTGGCCCTCCTCATCCTGGCTATAGTCTGTCTCTTCCAGAGAGAG ATGGTCTTCTTCATCATCACCCTCTCTATCAGTCTGGCTTGTGGGCACCAGATCGCCAGTCTCTCCTCCCCGGGCTTTGGCCAGTCTGCCACCGCCGTCTGCTACCTGCTGGTCACCCTGGTGGGGGGGTACTTCGGCTGTGGCCGGCTGCTCTCCTACATCACCCAGGGTGGAGTGGAGGCTCCTGGGACGGGGCTGAGAAAGAGGAGAGctgggggtcagaggtcaggggtccgAGCTCCAGAGGACTGTAACGACGTGGTGCCTGTAGGCCTGGTGATGAACCTCCTGTCTGCCAGTGTGTTAGCCTGCCCCCTACTGACCGTGGTTCCTCAGCTCTCTGCGGGTCACGTCCCCTGGCTATGGACGGCTGCTGTATTCCAGCTGGGGGTGTGTGTCCTCTCCTACAGGGCCATGGACTCTCTGACAGCCACCTTCTACGGCTTCACCTCCATCCTGCACTTCGCTGAGGGCTACAGCGCTCTCCTCACAGCCCCCTccttctccatccacccctcctcccccgtTCCCTTCCCTGTggtcttctctgttctgttcttcatCCTGGCTCTGTTCATCTGTCAGAAGAGTCTAGCTGACGGTCTGTATCAGCTGTTCTTCGTAGCGTATACCATCGCCCTCGCCGCCCAGCCATCCCTGTCCTTCCAGGCCGGGGCGCAGGGCGTTCAGGCGGCCATCTTTGTCGTGTCAGCTGTGATGCTACTGGTCACCTCCTACAATATGTCAGCCAATAGGATCCCTACGGGGGAGGGCATGTTCAAGGCCATGGTGATGCGCGTCAGCAACCTGACGCTCCGCCCACGTGACAGACAGCTCCACGACCCTTACCTGGGCTACTCACGGTATGCTGACGCCGAGGTGTTAGGCCACGCCTGCTCTGTGCTTGCTGCCTTCTCCATCACGTCGTCCGTGGGGGAGCGGGACCCGCTGGGCGTGCTGGTGCTGCCCTGGACTGTGGTGGCGGGGGGCATCCTGCAGTTGCTGGTCGGCTCTGTAGCCTTCTCCCGAG GTAAGACCCTGGAGAGCACAGCATTCATCCTGTACGGTGTCATGTGGTCCGTCTGGGGGCTGACGCGGTACGGCGGTCTCTACGGTGACACCCGGGGCTTCAACCTAGCGGTTGGCATCATCAGCTTCCTGTTGTTCAACAGTCTGGTGACGGTAGGAGCGCTGTTCCTGAACATGGTCTGGTTCCTCTACGCCGCGACCTTTCACCTCATCATCATCTCCTTTCTGCTGGACGCCGTCGGAGCACTGCCTTATGGGTACGATATCGGCGTGTCTATCGTGTTCGGCCTGGTGTCTTTCTACTGCTTCCTGTCTGGTCTGTTCAACATGACCTTCCTGACCCCCCAGTTGCCCCTGGGAAGGGCCCTGGTCAGGCTGAgtggggtgggaggaggagggcgGGACATCTGTCCACATCTTCCCGGACGCAAGGCCACCGCTGTTCACCAGATAGCAG AGATCATGAAGAGTGGGGGTATTTGTGGGATGCCCACTGACACGGTCTATGTGCTGGTGGCAGCTTGTAACAGACCTGAGGCTGTGCAGAAGGCCTACAG cTGTAAGCAGCAGGCCCAGGACCGGCCCATGTCTCTGTGGGTCTCCTCTATAAACCAGTTAGAACCGGTCAGATCCCTGCTGTCTCCTCTGCTCTGGGACTTCATGAGCGCTGCATGGCCCTCCTCTATCAGCATGGTCATACCCAGGG GCCCGTGGATGGAGATGTTTGGTCTGGGAGAATCAGCTAAACACATTGGAACCCCTCAGAGCATCGCTATCAGGAACCCAGACTGTGTTATAGCTACTCATCTTATCAACCTG GTGGGTCCCATCGCTGTGACGTCAGCCAACCCCACCGGAGAAGCAGACACCACACACCACAACCAGGTGTACGCCAAGCTGGGAGACAAG gtgGATGGTGTGTTGTGTGATGGGCCGTCCCCTGAGAACAGTGCCTCCACCGTGGTCGACTGCACCAAGATAGAGAGCGGCCATATTGGATTCTTCAGAGTGGGCCTCATCCCCAAGTCTCAG GTGCTCCAGATCTTTGAGGAGGTCCAGAAGAGGAACTCCCACGGCAAGATTAACCCTGGGTTTGAAGCAGACCTCACAGAGCCTGACCCTGACCTGACAGACCctcagagacacacagaacaacaCAATATACAGTCCACAGAGTCCTAA